Proteins encoded in a region of the Methanofollis tationis genome:
- a CDS encoding formylmethanofuran dehydrogenase subunit C has translation MRIILTMRPRKNPFIPVEAEGIVPSILMNGAEITVWEGNRERRLDEVFEVAVEGEAATVEEVEVVLRGDTSRLKRIGEYMDGGRITVEGDIGMHCGNFMKAGTIEVMGNAAGWFARELCGGTVVCRGDAGHYCASGYRGEKKGMTGGRVEVFGNTGDFAAEHLAGGEVVIHGNCGDMPGVEMHGGTLSIGGDCTRPCGNMTGGTCTVLGCAYGMIPTFQAKGETNGPDGKNISAFTGDIANRGKGSLLVRRYQYLK, from the coding sequence ATGAGGATCATATTGACGATGCGCCCGAGAAAAAACCCGTTCATCCCGGTCGAGGCCGAAGGGATCGTCCCGTCTATCCTGATGAACGGGGCCGAGATCACTGTCTGGGAAGGAAACCGGGAGCGGCGGCTTGACGAGGTCTTCGAGGTCGCCGTCGAAGGGGAGGCGGCGACGGTCGAGGAGGTGGAGGTCGTGCTCCGCGGCGACACCTCGCGCCTCAAACGGATCGGGGAGTACATGGACGGCGGAAGGATCACCGTGGAAGGCGATATCGGGATGCACTGCGGGAACTTCATGAAGGCCGGGACCATCGAGGTGATGGGCAACGCCGCCGGGTGGTTCGCCCGCGAACTCTGCGGCGGGACGGTCGTCTGCCGCGGCGATGCCGGTCATTACTGCGCCTCAGGATACCGGGGCGAGAAAAAGGGGATGACCGGGGGCAGGGTCGAGGTCTTCGGGAACACCGGCGACTTTGCAGCCGAGCACCTTGCCGGCGGCGAGGTGGTCATCCACGGAAACTGCGGCGATATGCCCGGGGTCGAGATGCACGGCGGCACCCTCTCCATCGGCGGGGACTGTACCCGTCCCTGCGGGAACATGACCGGGGGAACCTGCACCGTTCTCGGGTGCGCCTATGGGATGATCCCGACGTTCCAGGCAAAAGGCGAGACAAACGGCCCGGACGGGAAAAACATCAGTGCATTTACCGGAGATATTGCAAACAGAGGAAAGGGAAGCCTTTTAGTCAGGCGCTATCAATACCTGAAATAG
- a CDS encoding DUF5320 domain-containing protein has translation MPGFDGTGPRGAGPMTGRGFGRCRPVPQTDVQQAAETTGTAPVQQEIPVQQNTVYGVGRGGIPRGCGMGFCGGRRRRCW, from the coding sequence ATGCCAGGATTTGATGGTACCGGGCCCAGAGGCGCGGGTCCGATGACAGGAAGGGGCTTTGGGCGGTGCAGGCCGGTCCCCCAGACAGATGTACAGCAGGCTGCAGAGACCACGGGCACCGCACCGGTCCAGCAGGAGATCCCGGTCCAGCAGAACACCGTCTACGGTGTCGGGCGGGGCGGCATCCCCAGGGGATGCGGAATGGGTTTCTGCGGTGGCCGCCGGCGCCGATGCTGGTGA
- a CDS encoding DNA helicase PriA — translation MIRHECGYEEPAYCKKCGRPLEYTERRGIYCPNCGHRVTILCPQCGKRW, via the coding sequence ATGATCAGGCATGAGTGCGGCTACGAAGAGCCGGCCTACTGTAAAAAATGCGGCAGACCCCTTGAGTATACCGAACGCCGCGGCATTTACTGCCCCAACTGCGGGCATCGGGTCACGATCCTCTGCCCGCAATGCGGCAAGCGCTGGTAG
- a CDS encoding DUF1922 domain-containing protein — MYRVIRCPGCQTFTYVDPYQHWKLCHICGEVIDASRAPVYLEVLDHRDADDLICRLESFLNDVGREDLDEDEKSKLRSEYTRWVRSWMT; from the coding sequence ATGTACCGCGTCATCCGCTGTCCCGGGTGCCAGACCTTCACCTATGTCGATCCCTATCAGCACTGGAAACTCTGCCATATCTGCGGCGAGGTGATCGATGCAAGCCGCGCCCCGGTCTATCTCGAGGTGCTGGACCACAGGGACGCGGACGACCTCATCTGCAGGCTCGAATCTTTTTTGAACGATGTTGGGCGGGAAGACCTGGACGAGGATGAAAAAAGTAAACTCCGCTCAGAATATACCCGGTGGGTCAGAAGCTGGATGACCTGA
- a CDS encoding formylmethanofuran dehydrogenase subunit A: MSDLLIKNAFVIDPINRINGEIMDIAVRDGRIVEDVGQGAEVIDAAGCLTLPGGIDSHTHICGTKVNFGRYMSPEDMRAGREARRGVKHSISGYSVPTTYANSYRYAIMGYTTLLEGAMAPLEARHTHEEFSATPLQDVMANTLFDGNWGVMEAIRDGDLERAAAIVGWTLSAVKGFGIKLTNPGGTEAWGYGKDVTCIRDKVPYFEVTPAEIIETMIRSCELLRLPHSVHLHCNNLGKPGNYACTIETLNLVPDLNEKRQTLYATHVQFHSYGGSDWKTFCSKAEPVADTVNNRPQIVIDMGQVMFGKTTTMTADGPMEFNLYRLHHDKWSNHDVELETGSGIIPVLYRRKNLVNSIMWAIGLELALLVKNPWQCMLTTDNPNGAPFVKYPEIIALLMSKKYRDAEFATVHPDTGSKVVLPALERELDWNEIAVMTRAGQAKALGITGIGKGHLGIGAEADIAVYPLKVDDIDPSTEYQRVIDGFAQTKWTVKRGRPVSRDGEILVHGENTTIWVDPKIRPERDISRNPRFVEMFNHWYSVRMSNYPVQDEYLKRNLRMETEAAI; the protein is encoded by the coding sequence ATGAGCGACCTTTTGATCAAAAACGCTTTCGTCATCGACCCGATCAACCGGATCAACGGCGAAATCATGGACATCGCCGTCCGGGACGGGCGGATCGTCGAGGACGTCGGGCAGGGGGCCGAGGTGATCGATGCTGCAGGCTGTCTCACCCTCCCCGGAGGGATCGACTCCCACACCCATATATGCGGCACCAAGGTGAATTTCGGGCGTTATATGAGCCCTGAGGACATGCGGGCCGGCAGGGAGGCGCGCCGGGGCGTGAAGCATTCCATCTCAGGCTACTCGGTGCCGACGACCTATGCAAACTCCTACCGCTACGCCATCATGGGCTACACCACCCTGCTTGAAGGGGCGATGGCGCCCCTCGAGGCCAGGCACACCCACGAGGAGTTCTCGGCCACGCCCCTGCAGGACGTGATGGCGAACACCCTCTTCGACGGGAACTGGGGAGTGATGGAGGCGATCCGTGACGGCGACCTCGAGCGTGCGGCAGCCATCGTGGGGTGGACGCTCTCGGCGGTAAAGGGGTTCGGGATCAAACTCACCAACCCCGGCGGCACCGAGGCATGGGGCTATGGGAAGGACGTGACCTGCATCAGGGACAAAGTCCCCTACTTCGAGGTCACCCCGGCCGAGATCATCGAGACGATGATCCGTTCCTGCGAGCTCCTGCGCCTCCCGCACTCGGTCCACCTCCACTGCAACAACCTGGGCAAACCAGGCAACTATGCCTGCACCATCGAGACGCTCAATCTCGTCCCTGACCTCAACGAGAAAAGGCAGACCCTCTATGCCACCCATGTCCAGTTCCACAGCTATGGCGGGTCGGACTGGAAGACCTTCTGCTCGAAGGCCGAACCGGTGGCAGATACGGTGAACAACCGCCCCCAGATCGTCATCGACATGGGGCAGGTGATGTTCGGGAAGACGACGACGATGACCGCCGACGGCCCGATGGAGTTCAATCTCTATCGTCTTCACCATGACAAGTGGAGCAACCACGATGTGGAGCTCGAGACCGGGTCAGGGATCATCCCGGTGCTCTACCGGCGCAAGAACCTGGTCAACTCGATCATGTGGGCGATCGGGCTCGAACTTGCCCTGCTGGTCAAGAACCCCTGGCAGTGCATGCTCACGACCGACAACCCGAACGGGGCGCCGTTCGTGAAGTACCCTGAGATCATCGCCCTTCTGATGAGCAAAAAATACCGGGACGCCGAGTTTGCGACGGTCCATCCAGATACGGGATCGAAGGTCGTCCTCCCGGCCCTCGAGCGCGAGCTGGACTGGAACGAGATCGCCGTGATGACGCGCGCCGGGCAGGCAAAAGCTCTCGGCATCACCGGGATCGGGAAAGGGCACCTCGGGATCGGCGCCGAGGCCGACATCGCCGTCTATCCCCTGAAGGTCGACGATATCGATCCCTCGACCGAGTACCAGCGGGTGATCGACGGGTTTGCACAGACGAAGTGGACGGTGAAGCGGGGGAGACCGGTGTCACGGGACGGCGAGATCCTGGTCCACGGGGAGAACACGACCATCTGGGTCGATCCGAAGATCAGGCCCGAGCGCGATATCTCCAGAAACCCGCGGTTTGTCGAGATGTTCAACCACTGGTACTCGGTGAGGATGAGCAACTATCCGGTGCAGGACGAGTACCTGAAGAGGAACCTGAGGATGGAGACCGAGGCGGCGATATGA
- a CDS encoding NifB/NifX family molybdenum-iron cluster-binding protein — translation MKIGVAKDGNQVSQHFGQCEGYAIFEIADGKIVGRKDIISPGHTPGALPALLAEHGASIVIAGGMGPKAVDLFCARDIQVYLGVSGSIEGAVEAYLEGALVSGGNVCSHDDHDCNHEH, via the coding sequence ATGAAGATTGGCGTTGCAAAAGACGGTAACCAGGTTTCACAGCACTTCGGCCAGTGCGAAGGCTATGCGATCTTCGAGATTGCAGACGGAAAGATTGTCGGCCGGAAAGACATCATAAGCCCGGGCCACACGCCGGGTGCGCTCCCGGCCCTGCTTGCCGAACACGGAGCAAGCATCGTCATCGCAGGCGGCATGGGCCCCAAAGCAGTGGATCTCTTCTGTGCACGCGACATCCAGGTCTATCTCGGGGTCAGCGGGAGCATCGAAGGCGCTGTAGAGGCCTACCTCGAGGGCGCACTCGTCAGCGGCGGCAATGTCTGCAGCCACGACGACCATGATTGCAACCACGAACACTGA